One window of Corynebacterium doosanense CAU 212 = DSM 45436 genomic DNA carries:
- the tkt gene encoding transketolase, translating into MSPKSLTPDQQARTQSRYPGDWSDIDTRAVDTVRVLAADAVQNVGSGHPGTAMSLAPLAYTIYQRTMNHDPSDVEWTGRDRFILSPGHSSLTLYIQLFLGGFGLEIEDLKALRSWDSKTPGHPEYHHTDGVEITTGPLGQGLASAVGMAMAARRERGVYDPETPAGESPFDHYIYAIASDGDLQEGVTAEASSLAGTQELGNLIVFWDDNSISIEDDTNIAFTEDVVKRYEAYGWHVQEVESGEDVVAIEEAIANAQQEAGRPSFIRVRTIIGYPAPNKMNTGASHGSALGDDEVAAVKEILGFDTERTFQVDEDVLTHTRGLRDRAAEFRAGWEKKFDAWAEANPENKKLFDRLRAGELPEGYDAELPSWEPDAKGVATRKASEAVLQALGKTLPELWGGSADLAGSTNTIIKDSDSFGPEHRSTDMFELRPYGRNLHFGIREHAMGAILNGIALHGPTKPYGATFFVFSDYLRPAVRLGSIMRSDTYHVWTHDSIGLGEDGPTHQPVEQLAAVRAIPGVTLIRPADANETAAAWANAIETDAGPKALVLTRQNLPVLEGTKEKAREGVAKGGYVLVEGSKETPDVLLLATGSEVQLAVEAAKTLEAEGTAARVVSLPSFEWFEQQDEAYRESVIPSQVRARVSVEAGIAMPWHKYTGDKGRNVSLEHFGASADYETLFEKFGITAEAVVTKARESIAAANR; encoded by the coding sequence ATGTCCCCTAAGTCTCTGACTCCTGATCAGCAGGCCCGCACCCAGAGCCGTTACCCCGGTGACTGGAGCGATATAGACACCCGTGCGGTCGACACCGTGCGTGTCCTCGCCGCCGACGCCGTCCAGAACGTCGGCTCCGGCCACCCCGGCACGGCCATGTCCCTCGCGCCGCTGGCGTACACGATCTACCAGCGCACCATGAACCACGACCCTTCGGACGTCGAGTGGACTGGCCGCGACCGCTTCATCCTCTCCCCCGGTCACAGCTCGCTGACCCTCTACATCCAGCTCTTCCTCGGCGGCTTCGGCCTGGAGATCGAGGACCTCAAGGCCCTGCGCTCCTGGGACTCGAAGACCCCGGGGCACCCGGAGTACCACCACACCGACGGCGTGGAGATCACCACCGGCCCCCTCGGCCAGGGCCTCGCCTCCGCCGTGGGCATGGCCATGGCGGCGCGTCGGGAACGTGGCGTCTACGACCCGGAGACCCCCGCGGGTGAGTCCCCCTTCGACCACTACATCTACGCCATCGCCTCCGATGGCGACCTCCAGGAGGGCGTGACCGCCGAGGCCTCCTCGTTGGCCGGAACCCAGGAGCTGGGCAACCTCATCGTCTTCTGGGACGACAACTCCATCTCCATCGAGGACGACACCAACATCGCGTTCACCGAGGATGTGGTCAAGCGCTACGAGGCCTACGGCTGGCACGTCCAGGAGGTCGAGTCCGGCGAGGACGTCGTCGCCATCGAGGAGGCCATCGCCAATGCCCAGCAGGAGGCGGGTCGCCCCTCCTTCATCCGCGTGCGCACCATCATCGGTTACCCGGCGCCCAACAAGATGAACACCGGCGCCTCCCACGGTTCTGCCCTGGGCGACGACGAGGTCGCCGCCGTCAAGGAGATCCTCGGCTTCGACACCGAGCGCACCTTCCAGGTCGACGAGGACGTTCTCACCCACACCCGTGGCCTGCGCGATCGCGCCGCGGAGTTCCGCGCTGGCTGGGAGAAGAAGTTCGACGCGTGGGCCGAGGCCAATCCGGAGAACAAAAAGCTCTTTGACCGGCTCCGCGCCGGCGAGCTCCCCGAGGGTTACGACGCCGAGCTGCCCTCCTGGGAGCCCGACGCCAAGGGCGTGGCCACCCGTAAGGCCTCCGAGGCCGTTCTCCAGGCGCTGGGCAAGACCCTGCCGGAGCTGTGGGGCGGCTCGGCCGACCTCGCGGGTTCGACCAACACCATCATCAAGGACTCCGACTCCTTCGGACCCGAGCACCGCTCCACCGACATGTTCGAGCTGCGTCCCTACGGCCGCAACCTGCACTTCGGCATCCGTGAGCACGCCATGGGCGCGATCCTCAACGGCATCGCCCTGCACGGCCCGACCAAACCCTACGGCGCAACGTTCTTTGTCTTCTCCGACTACCTGCGCCCGGCCGTGCGCCTCGGCTCGATCATGCGCTCGGACACCTACCACGTGTGGACCCACGACTCCATCGGCCTGGGCGAGGACGGCCCGACCCACCAGCCCGTTGAGCAGCTCGCCGCTGTGCGTGCCATCCCCGGCGTAACCCTCATCCGTCCGGCCGACGCCAACGAGACCGCAGCGGCCTGGGCCAACGCCATCGAGACCGACGCCGGCCCCAAGGCCCTGGTGCTCACCCGCCAGAACCTCCCCGTGCTCGAGGGCACGAAGGAGAAGGCCCGCGAGGGCGTGGCCAAGGGCGGCTACGTCCTGGTGGAGGGCTCCAAGGAGACCCCCGACGTCCTCCTCCTGGCCACCGGCTCCGAGGTCCAGCTCGCCGTCGAGGCGGCGAAGACCCTGGAGGCCGAGGGCACCGCGGCGCGAGTCGTCTCCCTGCCCAGCTTCGAGTGGTTCGAGCAGCAGGACGAGGCCTACCGCGAGTCCGTCATTCCCTCCCAGGTCCGCGCGCGTGTCTCCGTCGAGGCCGGCATCGCCATGCCGTGGCACAAGTACACCGGCGACAAGGGCCGCAACGTCTCCCTCGAGCACTTCGGCGCATCGGCGGACTACGAGACGCTGTTCGAGAAGTTCGGCATCACCGCCGAGGCCGTGGTGACCAAGGCCCGCGAGTCCATCGCCGCCGCCAACCGGTAG
- a CDS encoding ABC transporter ATP-binding protein, translating to MSTTFDGYALELIEVSKDFGGTRAVDKLGMTVDPGTVLAFLGPNGAGKTTTIEMCEGFTRPTSGSIRVLGMDPATRPQQVRDRIGIMLQGGGSYSGITVSEMMRLAASYNSHPHDPDWLIDLVGLGGVKKTTFRRLSGGQQQRLSLALALIGRPELVFLDEPTAGMDSQSRHMVWDLISSLRNDGVTVILSTHLMDEAESLADKVVIIDHGRLVAQGSPAELTASDTHRLSFTTDRPLDLQAWTDGGRSGLSEVRDCAYLLDAAPSPSLVAAVADLAASQQVLIRSLDVSRRDLEDVFLDLTGRELRS from the coding sequence GTGAGTACAACTTTCGACGGATACGCGCTCGAACTGATCGAGGTGAGCAAGGACTTCGGCGGCACCCGCGCCGTCGACAAGCTGGGCATGACCGTGGATCCCGGTACCGTCCTGGCCTTCCTCGGCCCCAACGGCGCGGGCAAGACCACCACCATCGAGATGTGCGAGGGATTCACCCGGCCCACCTCCGGCAGCATCCGTGTCCTGGGCATGGATCCCGCCACCCGGCCGCAGCAGGTCCGCGACCGCATCGGCATCATGCTGCAGGGCGGCGGCAGCTACTCCGGCATCACCGTCTCAGAGATGATGCGCCTGGCCGCGTCCTACAACTCCCACCCCCACGACCCCGACTGGCTCATTGACCTGGTGGGTCTCGGCGGGGTGAAAAAGACCACTTTTCGACGCCTCTCCGGCGGGCAGCAGCAGCGACTCTCCCTCGCCCTCGCGCTCATCGGCCGGCCTGAGCTGGTCTTCCTCGACGAGCCCACCGCCGGCATGGACTCGCAGTCCCGGCACATGGTGTGGGACCTCATCTCCTCGCTGAGAAACGACGGCGTGACCGTCATCCTCTCGACCCACCTCATGGACGAGGCGGAGTCACTGGCGGACAAGGTGGTCATCATCGATCACGGGCGTCTCGTCGCCCAGGGCTCCCCCGCCGAGCTCACCGCTAGCGATACCCACCGGCTGAGTTTCACCACCGACCGGCCGCTGGACCTGCAGGCCTGGACCGACGGCGGGCGCAGCGGCCTCAGCGAAGTGCGGGACTGCGCCTATCTTCTCGACGCCGCCCCCTCGCCCTCCCTGGTCGCCGCCGTCGCCGACCTCGCCGCCTCCCAGCAGGTGCTCATCCGCTCCCTCGACGTCTCCCGCCGCGACCTGGAAGACGTCTTTCTCGATCTCACCGGCCGCGAACTCAGGAGCTGA
- a CDS encoding ABC transporter permease — protein sequence MTTIAPGTFTPAPARASRRQMIAAQGRIESLLMLRHGEQQLLNLVIPVAVLIVSSLMPVLGDDTGVSEIFPMVLAVAATSSGFTGQAIALAFDRRYGALKRSGASGVPAATIIGGKVIGVGTMVLLQLVVLTALALILGWRTGVVGVAFGLLTLLVGMAAFTSLGLLMGGTLSSELVLGLANLVWLILVSVVGWVVYSQGLADAGWWNLVPSVALASGLTAAFEGTIPWAQLLILAGFAALASAGAVKWFRFES from the coding sequence ATGACCACCATTGCCCCCGGGACCTTCACACCCGCGCCTGCCCGGGCGAGCCGTCGACAGATGATCGCCGCCCAGGGCCGCATCGAGTCCCTGCTCATGCTCCGCCACGGCGAGCAGCAGTTGCTCAACCTGGTGATCCCCGTCGCGGTGCTCATCGTCTCGTCCCTCATGCCCGTGCTCGGCGACGACACCGGAGTCTCCGAAATCTTCCCGATGGTCCTCGCGGTCGCCGCCACCAGCTCGGGGTTCACCGGGCAGGCGATCGCGCTGGCCTTCGATCGTCGATACGGCGCCCTCAAACGATCGGGGGCCTCCGGCGTGCCGGCGGCGACGATCATCGGCGGCAAGGTCATCGGGGTGGGCACCATGGTGCTGCTTCAGCTCGTGGTGCTCACTGCGCTGGCGCTCATCCTCGGTTGGCGGACCGGTGTCGTCGGCGTGGCCTTCGGACTGCTCACGCTGCTGGTGGGCATGGCCGCGTTCACCTCGCTGGGTCTGCTCATGGGCGGCACCCTCAGTTCCGAGCTGGTGCTCGGGCTGGCGAACCTGGTGTGGCTGATCCTCGTCAGCGTCGTCGGCTGGGTGGTCTACTCCCAGGGGCTCGCCGACGCGGGCTGGTGGAACCTCGTGCCCTCGGTGGCGCTCGCGTCCGGGCTCACCGCGGCCTTCGAGGGGACCATTCCCTGGGCGCAGCTGCTCATCCTCGCTGGATTCGCGGCGCTCGCGTCGGCCGGCGCCGTGAAATGGTTCCGCTTCGAATCGTGA
- the tal gene encoding transaldolase: MTHIDDLFDIGTSTWLDDLSRERITSGNLTQVINEKSIVGVTTNPSIFAAAMSKGNAYDEQITALKEARSAVDDAVYAMSIDDVRDACDAFTGIYESTGGKDGRVSIEVDPRVSADYDATLAQAKELWAKVDRPNVMIKIPATDESLPAITDALAEGISVNVTLIFSVDRYLQVVKAFKEGIAKAAENGHDVSTIHSVASFFVSRMDTEVDKRLEALGTDEALALRGKAGIANARLAYAEFLDAFPGDLPAGANPQRPLWASTGVKNPEYPKAMYVTELAGPETVNTMPEGTIDAFLAEGGLHGDTLTGTADDAREVFSQLEKVGIDIADVVKVLETEGVDKFVASWSELLESMESRLR; the protein is encoded by the coding sequence ATGACCCATATTGACGATCTCTTCGACATCGGCACCTCCACCTGGCTCGACGACCTGTCCCGCGAGCGCATCACCTCGGGCAACCTCACACAGGTCATCAACGAGAAGTCCATCGTCGGCGTCACCACCAACCCCTCGATCTTCGCCGCGGCGATGAGCAAGGGCAACGCCTACGACGAGCAGATCACCGCGCTCAAGGAGGCCCGCAGCGCCGTCGACGACGCCGTCTACGCCATGAGCATCGACGACGTGCGCGACGCCTGCGACGCCTTCACCGGCATCTACGAGAGCACCGGCGGCAAGGACGGCCGGGTCTCCATCGAGGTCGACCCGCGTGTCTCCGCCGACTACGACGCCACCCTCGCCCAGGCGAAGGAACTCTGGGCCAAGGTCGACCGCCCCAACGTCATGATCAAGATCCCCGCCACCGACGAGTCGCTCCCCGCCATCACGGACGCGCTCGCCGAGGGCATCAGCGTCAACGTCACGCTGATCTTCTCCGTCGACCGCTACCTGCAGGTGGTCAAGGCGTTCAAGGAGGGTATCGCCAAGGCAGCGGAGAACGGCCACGACGTGTCCACCATCCACTCCGTCGCGTCCTTCTTCGTCTCCCGCATGGACACCGAGGTGGACAAACGCCTCGAGGCCCTCGGCACCGACGAGGCCCTGGCCCTGCGCGGCAAGGCCGGCATCGCCAACGCCCGCCTGGCCTACGCCGAGTTCCTCGACGCTTTCCCCGGCGATCTTCCCGCCGGCGCCAATCCGCAGCGTCCGCTGTGGGCGTCGACAGGCGTGAAGAACCCGGAGTACCCCAAGGCCATGTACGTCACCGAGCTGGCCGGCCCGGAGACCGTGAACACCATGCCCGAGGGCACGATCGACGCCTTCCTCGCCGAGGGCGGCCTGCACGGCGACACCCTCACCGGCACGGCCGACGACGCCCGCGAAGTCTTCTCCCAGCTGGAGAAGGTCGGCATCGACATCGCCGACGTGGTCAAGGTGCTGGAGACCGAGGGAGTGGACAAGTTTGTCGCCTCCTGGTCTGAGCTCCTCGAGTCGATGGAATCCCGACTCCGCTAG
- a CDS encoding COX15/CtaA family protein — protein MSVTSSPATASADRPTWSGRWKAWVPTLKTQRALALVLLLCQGGITVTGSIVRVTGSGLGCDTWPNCHEGSLVPVAGAAPLVQQLIEFGNRLLTFVVAAAALLLCISIYKAHRRSELKLYAWLSGLGIIAQAVIGGVSVLLDLRWWAVAVHFLPSMILVWIAALLYMRIAEPDDAEPLRVFSPAIRGAVLVAAIALSAVLVTGTMVTGSGPHPGDHGVGLDGRLELDTRILTYVHAFCMYVYLALTALATFGLFRKRVPADARKSAIVLLCMIVVQWAIGLTQYHLGVPRWTVPAHIAMSSVVVALSAFLWAHGRRRIAVDAAHQRESATV, from the coding sequence GTGTCAGTTACCTCCTCCCCCGCAACCGCCTCCGCCGACCGTCCGACGTGGTCGGGCCGTTGGAAGGCCTGGGTTCCGACCCTGAAGACCCAGCGGGCGCTCGCGCTCGTGCTGCTGCTCTGCCAGGGCGGCATCACCGTGACCGGCTCCATCGTCCGTGTCACCGGGTCGGGCCTGGGCTGCGACACGTGGCCCAACTGCCACGAGGGGTCGCTCGTCCCCGTGGCCGGCGCTGCGCCGCTGGTCCAGCAGCTCATCGAGTTCGGCAACCGCCTGCTCACCTTCGTGGTCGCCGCCGCCGCACTGCTGTTGTGCATCAGCATCTACAAGGCGCACCGGCGCTCCGAGCTCAAGCTCTACGCCTGGCTCTCCGGGCTGGGCATCATCGCGCAGGCCGTCATCGGCGGCGTGTCCGTCCTGCTCGATCTGCGCTGGTGGGCAGTGGCGGTGCATTTCCTGCCGTCGATGATCCTCGTGTGGATCGCCGCTCTGCTCTACATGCGCATCGCCGAGCCCGATGACGCCGAACCCCTGCGGGTGTTCAGCCCCGCGATCCGGGGAGCGGTGCTCGTGGCTGCGATCGCGCTCAGCGCGGTGCTGGTCACCGGCACCATGGTCACCGGTTCCGGCCCGCACCCGGGTGACCATGGGGTGGGTCTCGATGGCCGCCTCGAGCTGGACACCCGGATCCTCACCTACGTGCACGCGTTCTGCATGTACGTCTACCTGGCGCTCACCGCACTGGCCACGTTCGGCCTCTTCCGCAAGCGGGTGCCCGCCGACGCCCGCAAATCCGCCATCGTGCTGCTGTGCATGATCGTGGTGCAGTGGGCGATCGGCCTCACGCAGTACCACCTGGGCGTGCCCCGGTGGACGGTTCCGGCGCACATCGCCATGTCGTCGGTCGTGGTGGCGCTCTCCGCCTTCCTGTGGGCGCACGGCCGTCGCCGGATCGCCGTCGACGCCGCTCACCAGCGCGAGTCCGCCACGGTCTAA
- a CDS encoding quinone oxidoreductase family protein — translation MKAILVTRHGGPEVLTYAEDITRPTPKEDELLVEVLVAGVNYIDTYFREGVYHSALPFIPGQEGVGRVVEDPRGEIAEGTKVAWSDAFGSYAEFVCVARDRVVAVPQDVGDEEAASMLLQGMTAHYLTHSVYQLGADDTCLITAGAGGVGLLATQFAVSLGATVFSVVSSDEKEELAYQAGASEVFRYSEGLAESVRRRNGGRGVDVVYDGVGQATFDESLEAVRPRGLVCLFGAASGPVDPVDPQRLNTHGSIYLTRPSLGAYTADAEEFTMRAQAVAQALVEKKISIRVSDSYPLAEAAQAHRDLQERRTTGSIVLRISNT, via the coding sequence ATGAAAGCCATCCTTGTGACCCGACACGGCGGACCCGAGGTCCTCACCTACGCCGAGGACATCACCCGGCCCACCCCGAAAGAGGATGAGCTCCTCGTCGAGGTGCTGGTCGCGGGCGTCAATTACATCGACACGTACTTCCGCGAGGGTGTCTACCACTCCGCCCTCCCCTTCATCCCCGGCCAGGAGGGTGTGGGCCGCGTCGTCGAGGATCCGCGCGGCGAGATCGCCGAGGGCACCAAGGTCGCGTGGAGTGACGCGTTCGGCTCCTACGCGGAGTTCGTCTGCGTCGCCCGCGACCGGGTGGTCGCCGTGCCGCAGGACGTGGGCGACGAGGAGGCGGCGTCCATGCTGCTCCAGGGCATGACCGCCCACTATCTCACCCACTCCGTCTACCAGCTCGGCGCGGACGACACCTGCCTCATCACCGCGGGCGCGGGCGGTGTCGGGCTGCTGGCCACGCAGTTCGCCGTCTCGCTGGGGGCCACGGTCTTCTCCGTCGTCTCGTCGGACGAGAAGGAGGAGCTGGCCTACCAGGCGGGCGCCTCCGAGGTCTTCCGCTACTCCGAGGGCCTCGCGGAGTCGGTGCGTCGCCGCAACGGCGGGCGCGGGGTCGACGTGGTTTACGACGGCGTGGGTCAGGCCACCTTCGACGAGTCGCTCGAGGCGGTCCGCCCGCGCGGCCTGGTGTGCCTCTTCGGCGCGGCGTCGGGTCCCGTCGATCCGGTCGACCCGCAGCGCCTCAACACCCACGGTTCGATCTATCTCACCCGCCCCTCACTGGGCGCGTACACCGCAGACGCGGAGGAGTTCACCATGCGCGCGCAGGCCGTGGCGCAGGCGCTAGTGGAGAAAAAGATCAGCATCCGCGTGTCGGACTCCTACCCGCTCGCCGAGGCCGCGCAGGCCCACCGCGACCTGCAGGAGCGCCGGACCACCGGCTCGATCGTCCTGCGGATCAGCAACACGTAG
- the mptB gene encoding polyprenol phosphomannose-dependent alpha 1,6 mannosyltransferase MptB: protein MSYHRPVPKRSIPDFPRLGRPGSRAAELHFESLRDASPAAPGLRLQDFHHFLLLRWVGTVGALMIGIGGLGAGALPVVNNPYGGFPLGDVMSRMLQTSSSVVLIGVGLVVLAWLLMSRYVGSASVTVAQLLRTLVAWSLPIFFTAPLFTQDIYSYLAQGSVVTHGMDPYSAGPVELLGTENHLARSVPFIWAQSPSPYGPVALAISALINDVTRESIVLGVLAHRGVSVLGIALSAWAIVHLARRCGVRPPTALWLGVLNPLTLLHLIGGIHNEAILLGLALAGMELGLRGVDALDRPERSRGVLLLAASIALISSAGMVKVTGFLGLGFVGMALARHLNRREHGRALGPTLSVLGAALVMTVGLVATVAAVTLISGIDLGWVTGQGGAATIRSWMSLTTDVGVIAGVIGMLLGLGDHTEAILIITRGVGVVVAVAFIVRMLFATFRGTIHPVGGLGVGTFILVILFPVVHPWYMLWAILPLATWANRPIFRIAVMIYSAAMSVFVLPRGLALPGTTVLTIYVSAAIFGALLIGLGWLVLRRARVVA, encoded by the coding sequence ATGTCGTATCATCGACCCGTGCCCAAGCGATCGATCCCGGACTTTCCCCGGCTCGGCCGGCCCGGATCCCGCGCAGCCGAACTCCACTTCGAGTCCCTCCGCGACGCCTCCCCCGCCGCCCCCGGCCTCCGGCTACAGGACTTTCACCACTTCCTCCTCCTCCGGTGGGTGGGCACGGTCGGCGCGCTGATGATCGGCATCGGGGGCCTCGGCGCGGGTGCCCTCCCGGTGGTGAACAACCCCTACGGCGGCTTCCCGCTCGGCGACGTGATGAGCCGCATGCTGCAGACCTCCTCGTCGGTCGTGCTCATCGGCGTGGGCCTGGTCGTCCTGGCCTGGCTGCTCATGTCCCGCTACGTGGGCTCGGCGTCGGTGACCGTCGCCCAGCTGCTGCGCACCCTGGTGGCCTGGTCGCTTCCCATCTTCTTCACCGCCCCCCTGTTCACCCAGGACATCTACTCCTATCTGGCGCAGGGTTCCGTGGTCACCCACGGCATGGATCCCTACTCAGCCGGGCCCGTCGAGCTGCTGGGCACGGAGAACCACCTGGCCCGCTCGGTCCCCTTCATCTGGGCACAGTCCCCCTCGCCTTACGGCCCGGTGGCGCTGGCGATCTCCGCGCTCATCAACGACGTGACCCGGGAGTCCATCGTGCTCGGGGTCCTCGCGCACCGCGGGGTGAGTGTCCTGGGTATCGCGCTCTCCGCCTGGGCGATCGTGCACCTCGCCCGCCGGTGCGGCGTCCGCCCGCCGACGGCTCTGTGGCTGGGGGTGCTCAACCCCCTGACGCTGCTGCACCTCATCGGCGGCATACACAATGAGGCGATCCTGCTCGGCCTGGCTCTGGCGGGCATGGAGCTGGGCCTGCGCGGAGTGGATGCCCTGGATCGCCCGGAACGCTCACGCGGGGTTCTTCTGCTCGCCGCGTCCATCGCCCTCATCTCCAGTGCGGGAATGGTGAAGGTCACCGGCTTCCTGGGGCTGGGGTTCGTGGGCATGGCGCTGGCCCGGCACCTCAACCGGCGCGAGCACGGCCGCGCCCTCGGGCCGACCCTCTCCGTCCTCGGCGCCGCGCTGGTCATGACCGTGGGGCTGGTGGCCACCGTCGCCGCGGTGACGCTCATCTCGGGCATCGACCTGGGGTGGGTCACCGGCCAGGGCGGCGCAGCGACCATCCGCAGCTGGATGTCCCTGACCACGGACGTCGGGGTGATCGCCGGGGTCATCGGCATGCTGCTGGGCCTCGGCGACCACACCGAGGCGATCCTCATCATCACCCGCGGCGTCGGGGTGGTGGTGGCCGTGGCTTTCATCGTGCGCATGCTGTTTGCCACCTTCCGCGGCACGATCCACCCGGTCGGCGGCCTCGGGGTGGGCACGTTCATCCTGGTCATCCTCTTTCCCGTGGTGCACCCGTGGTACATGCTGTGGGCGATTCTCCCCCTGGCCACCTGGGCCAACCGGCCGATCTTCCGGATCGCGGTGATGATCTATTCAGCGGCGATGAGTGTCTTCGTTCTCCCCCGCGGGCTGGCGCTTCCCGGCACCACCGTGCTGACCATCTACGTCTCCGCGGCCATCTTCGGCGCGCTGCTCATCGGGCTGGGGTGGCTGGTGCTCCGGCGCGCCCGGGTGGTGGCTTAG
- a CDS encoding heme o synthase, with protein MDHAFSGSFLEEQHVETIKAYFALTKPRVIELLLVAAIPAMLQADRGSVDILLILGTLVGGWAGAAAANTFNMVADYDIDQKMGRTRARPLVRHKITKGRATAFAWTLLVLSVLWLWLVIGSPLAALFILITNVFYIFVYTKWLKRRTWQNVIWGGAAGCMPVLVGWAAIRAHAPEGEPGMWWQAIIMFLIIFFWTPPHTWALAMKYRDDYAKAEVPMLPVIASPAQTTRQILIYTWLTVAVSLLLIPATSWIYLAGALISGAVFIVMATRLHGDVVRGEEVKPLKLFILSNNYLAVLFLALSIDAVVNWPTILELLT; from the coding sequence ATGGATCACGCTTTTTCGGGCTCGTTTTTGGAGGAACAACACGTGGAGACCATCAAAGCCTATTTCGCGCTGACCAAGCCGAGGGTCATTGAACTTCTCCTCGTCGCCGCCATTCCGGCCATGCTCCAAGCGGACCGGGGCAGCGTGGACATTCTCCTCATCCTGGGAACGCTCGTGGGCGGCTGGGCCGGCGCGGCAGCGGCCAACACCTTCAACATGGTGGCGGACTACGACATCGACCAGAAGATGGGTCGCACCCGCGCCCGCCCGCTGGTCCGGCACAAGATCACCAAGGGCCGGGCGACCGCCTTCGCCTGGACGCTGCTCGTGCTCAGTGTGCTCTGGCTGTGGCTGGTCATCGGCTCGCCGCTGGCGGCACTGTTCATCCTCATCACCAACGTGTTCTACATCTTCGTCTACACCAAGTGGCTCAAGCGCCGCACCTGGCAGAACGTCATCTGGGGCGGAGCCGCAGGCTGCATGCCGGTGCTCGTGGGCTGGGCGGCCATCCGCGCCCATGCCCCGGAGGGGGAGCCGGGCATGTGGTGGCAGGCCATCATCATGTTCCTCATCATCTTCTTCTGGACCCCGCCGCACACCTGGGCGTTGGCCATGAAGTACCGCGACGACTACGCCAAGGCGGAGGTGCCCATGCTGCCGGTCATCGCCAGCCCGGCGCAGACCACCCGGCAGATCCTCATCTACACCTGGCTGACCGTCGCCGTGTCCCTGCTGCTCATCCCGGCAACGTCCTGGATCTACCTGGCCGGCGCGCTGATCTCCGGTGCGGTGTTCATCGTCATGGCCACCCGCCTACACGGCGACGTGGTCCGCGGCGAGGAGGTCAAGCCCCTCAAGCTGTTCATCCTGTCGAACAACTACCTCGCGGTGCTGTTCCTGGCCCTGTCCATCGACGCGGTGGTCAACTGGCCCACCATCCTCGAGCTGCTGACCTAG